A stretch of the Candidatus Berkelbacteria bacterium genome encodes the following:
- a CDS encoding TIGR00159 family protein, translating into MDSSRGGVLETIATFALFNWNSLVDILIVATIFYGLYLLIRQTRAERILYGIVILGLFYFIAQYLNLIVLNFLLRSLVTVALVAIPIVFQPELRSALERLGRGELVPGFLGQSKEAVSNIVTTLAQATLRLSQNKIGALIVVERQTGIKDFADSGVQLNAAISQELLLSIFSPKTPLHDGAVIIRGNKIVAASAFLPLDNETIDRSLGTRHRAALGVTKDTDAVVIVVSEETGGISIIHRGKVSRPDRDQVERRLLQLILPRTMK; encoded by the coding sequence ATGGATTCAAGCCGGGGAGGGGTTCTGGAAACGATTGCTACGTTCGCACTGTTTAACTGGAATTCGCTAGTTGATATTTTAATTGTGGCGACAATTTTCTACGGTCTCTATCTCCTGATCCGACAGACGCGCGCCGAGCGCATTTTATATGGAATAGTTATCTTGGGTCTGTTTTATTTCATAGCTCAATACTTGAATCTAATCGTTCTCAACTTTCTACTTCGTTCACTTGTGACCGTAGCTTTAGTCGCTATTCCAATCGTTTTCCAGCCGGAATTACGTTCAGCCCTAGAACGCTTGGGCCGCGGCGAATTAGTGCCGGGATTTTTAGGGCAATCTAAAGAGGCTGTTTCAAATATCGTTACCACTCTTGCCCAAGCAACTCTTAGGCTTTCACAAAATAAGATCGGAGCCTTGATTGTTGTTGAGCGCCAAACAGGGATTAAAGATTTCGCAGATAGCGGGGTTCAATTGAATGCCGCAATTTCGCAGGAGTTGTTGCTATCAATTTTTTCTCCGAAAACACCTCTGCACGATGGCGCAGTGATTATTCGCGGTAACAAAATTGTCGCGGCAAGCGCCTTCCTGCCTCTCGACAATGAGACAATCGATCGCTCTCTAGGCACCCGCCACCGAGCCGCTCTAGGGGTTACAAAAGACACTGACGCGGTTGTCATTGTAGTTTCTGAAGAGACGGGCGGAATTTCGATTATTCATCGTGGCAAAGTTTCTAGGCCGGATCGCGATCAAGTAGAACGTCGACTCCTTCAGTTAATTTTACCAAGGACGATGAAATGA
- the obgE gene encoding GTPase ObgE has protein sequence MFIDEAEIKIEAGRGGDGVASFRREKFVPKGGPDGGDGGIGGSVYFRVRENIHGLAAHTATRFYRAKNGEAGRPKRQSGKSGANLTIDLPPGTQIYELDSKNQAKFVVDLVSSSASLFCIARGGRGGLGNVHFATATHQTPREFTLGQAGEKKHLRLIVHHLADVGLIGLPNAGKSTLLARLSQARPKIANYPFTTLEPHLGVAEFDKTRFVMADIPGLIAGSAVGKGLGHKFLRHLSRTKILVHLISLQNADPDRAYAQIRTELKNFNPDLIAKPEIVVLSQADTLPKTEQLKRKIKINSFHPIVLSSVSGQGLNELQSRIAKLLNLIRT, from the coding sequence ATGTTTATCGATGAGGCAGAGATAAAAATAGAGGCAGGACGAGGCGGAGACGGCGTCGCCTCATTTAGGCGTGAAAAATTCGTTCCTAAAGGTGGGCCAGATGGCGGCGATGGCGGAATAGGCGGGAGTGTTTATTTTCGAGTGAGAGAAAATATTCATGGTCTAGCCGCTCATACTGCGACTCGATTTTACAGAGCAAAAAATGGCGAGGCGGGCAGACCTAAAAGACAATCGGGTAAATCCGGCGCTAATTTAACTATCGACCTCCCGCCAGGCACACAGATTTATGAGTTGGACTCGAAAAATCAAGCTAAATTTGTCGTCGATCTTGTAAGCTCCAGCGCTTCGTTATTTTGTATCGCGCGGGGTGGCCGGGGCGGATTGGGGAATGTGCACTTTGCCACAGCTACTCACCAGACACCAAGAGAATTTACACTCGGACAAGCAGGCGAGAAGAAACACCTGCGGCTCATTGTTCACCATCTGGCGGATGTCGGTTTAATCGGTTTGCCAAACGCTGGCAAGTCAACTTTACTTGCTCGCCTAAGCCAGGCTCGTCCAAAAATTGCTAACTATCCTTTTACTACACTTGAACCACATCTTGGTGTTGCCGAATTCGATAAGACTCGCTTTGTAATGGCGGACATTCCGGGTTTGATCGCTGGTTCGGCCGTAGGTAAAGGCTTGGGACACAAATTTTTGCGCCATCTTAGCCGCACAAAAATTTTGGTTCATCTTATTAGTTTGCAAAATGCGGACCCAGACAGAGCCTATGCTCAAATTCGCACTGAATTAAAAAACTTTAACCCAGACCTAATCGCGAAGCCTGAAATCGTAGTCCTCTCTCAAGCCGACACATTGCCGAAAACAGAACAACTAAAACGGAAAATCAAAATTAATTCATTTCATCCAATCGTTCTAAGTAGCGTTTCAGGCCAGGGTCTGAACGAATTGCAAAGCCGAATTGCCAAACTCCTAAACTTGATTAGAACGTGA
- the rpoB gene encoding DNA-directed RNA polymerase subunit beta yields the protein MPRTQYKELPISIALPDLIEIQTASYDWFFREGLRELLDEISPIEDFTGENYTLEFGEYTLDQPKITELTARSRNLTYKAPLHCKVTLNNKLTKRIKKGDVYLGDFPIMTGRGTFIINGVERVVVSQIVRSYGVLFSAEEVAGRKLFGAKIIPSRGAWLEFETSGRDVISIKIDRKRKIPISTFLRAIGGLTKAQIQQAFQGVDTDENHRYIETTLARDITASYEDALVEVYKRIRPGDLVTAETAKSFLETMLFNPKRYDLGRVGRYKLDQRLNLEPIKNGQNRILRLEDVIEVIREIIRLNNDPIAKADDVDHLKNRRVRAVGELLQGRLRVGLLRTERIVKDRMSVADPTALTPASLVNNRPIVAILQEFFASSQMSQFMNQTNPLAELEHKRTLNATGPGGLSRERAGFEVRDVHASHYGRICPIESPEGPNIGLVGYLASYGRVNPFGFIETPYLKVVQKGNKYAVSDELVYLDAASEEGSVIAPSSSPLDKSRCFTVDRLYARRAGKPELVSVSEIQYVTVSPKQIVSISTALIPFVENDDPVRAMMGSNMQRQAVPLVRPQAPLIGTGLEGPAAVSSGSAVVARRAGKVVYASADEILIEGKGEAEKIQDRYRLDKFVRSNQATCINQKPLVEVGDTVARGDVLADGPSTQGGELALGQNILVAYMSYNGLNYEDAVIISERLVREDRYTSIHIEKYAIEVRDTKLGPEVITRDIPNVGEDALANLDEQGIVRIGAEVSAGNILVGKITPKGETELSAEEKLLRAIFGEKAKDVKDTSLRLSHGERGKIVGIKIFSKEAGDELSTGVYQIVEVSVAQLRKISVGDKLAGRHGNKGVISVILPEAEMPFLPDGTPIDIILSPLGVVSRMNLGQILETHLGWAAHKLDQTIASPVFEGVKEEIIQSELKKVGLPEDGKIQLYDGRTGEPFDQTTTVGYNYILKLIHLVDDKMHARSIGPYSMVTQQPLGGKAQFGGQRFGEMEVWALEAYGASHTLQELLTIKSDDVVGRSKAYESIIRAEEIQKPSIPASFYVLVRELQSLGLDIELLTPQGERIDPSTASRKAPQMAEAETKTASVDQDKETTELLAGQEENPPQASETEVMPGDEE from the coding sequence ATGCCCAGAACTCAATATAAAGAGCTTCCAATCTCAATTGCTCTACCTGATTTAATTGAGATTCAAACCGCTTCCTATGATTGGTTTTTCCGCGAAGGTTTGCGTGAACTGCTTGATGAGATCTCGCCGATTGAAGATTTTACTGGCGAAAATTACACTCTTGAGTTTGGCGAATACACTCTCGATCAACCAAAAATCACAGAGTTAACCGCTCGATCTCGCAACCTTACCTACAAAGCTCCGCTTCATTGTAAAGTTACACTCAACAATAAACTGACTAAAAGGATAAAAAAAGGCGACGTCTATTTAGGAGACTTTCCGATCATGACGGGTCGCGGAACATTCATTATTAATGGCGTTGAACGGGTTGTGGTTTCACAAATTGTTCGTTCCTATGGTGTTCTTTTTAGCGCCGAAGAAGTCGCTGGTCGAAAACTTTTTGGCGCAAAGATTATTCCTTCACGCGGAGCTTGGCTAGAATTTGAGACGAGTGGCCGCGATGTCATTTCTATTAAGATCGATCGAAAGCGAAAAATTCCGATTAGTACTTTCTTGCGAGCAATCGGCGGTTTAACGAAAGCGCAAATTCAGCAAGCATTTCAAGGTGTGGATACCGACGAAAATCATAGATACATTGAAACCACGCTCGCACGCGATATCACCGCTAGCTATGAAGACGCTCTCGTTGAAGTTTATAAACGCATTCGACCTGGTGACCTAGTAACCGCCGAAACCGCTAAAAGTTTTCTTGAAACCATGCTCTTCAACCCCAAGCGTTATGATTTGGGTCGAGTTGGGCGTTATAAGCTCGACCAACGACTCAATCTCGAGCCGATAAAAAATGGTCAAAATCGGATTCTACGCCTTGAAGATGTGATTGAGGTTATCCGAGAAATTATTCGACTCAATAATGATCCGATAGCCAAAGCCGATGACGTCGATCACCTCAAGAATCGCCGCGTGCGAGCTGTTGGTGAACTTCTTCAAGGGCGCTTGCGGGTTGGACTTTTGCGAACCGAGCGGATCGTCAAAGATCGCATGTCAGTTGCCGATCCAACTGCTCTTACGCCAGCTTCGCTCGTAAATAATCGCCCGATTGTTGCGATCCTGCAAGAATTCTTTGCGAGTTCGCAGATGTCTCAGTTTATGAACCAAACCAATCCGCTGGCAGAACTCGAGCACAAGCGCACCCTGAATGCGACTGGACCCGGCGGCCTTTCACGTGAACGGGCTGGTTTCGAAGTGCGCGACGTTCATGCTTCTCATTACGGTCGTATTTGTCCGATCGAAAGCCCCGAGGGGCCGAACATTGGCTTGGTCGGTTATCTCGCAAGTTATGGACGCGTTAATCCATTCGGTTTTATTGAAACACCCTATCTAAAAGTTGTTCAGAAGGGTAATAAATACGCGGTTAGTGATGAACTCGTCTATCTTGATGCCGCTTCTGAAGAGGGTTCGGTGATCGCGCCATCTTCTTCGCCCCTCGATAAATCGCGCTGTTTTACAGTTGATCGCCTGTACGCGCGGCGCGCCGGCAAACCAGAGCTTGTTAGTGTTTCCGAGATTCAATATGTTACCGTTTCACCCAAACAAATCGTTTCAATTTCCACGGCGCTGATTCCCTTTGTTGAAAACGACGACCCGGTTCGAGCGATGATGGGCTCAAATATGCAACGCCAAGCGGTTCCTTTGGTTCGACCGCAGGCGCCGCTGATCGGGACTGGTCTTGAAGGACCAGCCGCCGTGAGTTCTGGAAGTGCAGTGGTAGCTCGTCGCGCCGGCAAGGTTGTGTATGCAAGCGCGGATGAGATTCTCATTGAAGGCAAAGGCGAAGCAGAAAAAATTCAAGATCGCTATCGGCTTGATAAATTTGTTCGCTCTAATCAGGCAACATGCATCAATCAAAAACCGCTCGTTGAAGTTGGCGACACGGTCGCACGCGGCGATGTTTTAGCCGATGGTCCCTCGACCCAAGGTGGAGAACTAGCGCTTGGGCAAAACATTCTTGTTGCCTATATGTCGTATAACGGACTTAATTACGAGGACGCAGTTATCATTTCAGAACGTCTCGTCCGCGAAGATCGTTATACTTCAATTCACATTGAGAAATATGCAATTGAAGTTCGAGACACCAAGCTCGGCCCAGAGGTAATCACGCGTGATATTCCCAACGTCGGCGAAGACGCGCTTGCCAATCTAGATGAACAGGGGATTGTCCGAATTGGCGCCGAAGTTTCAGCCGGCAATATTTTGGTCGGCAAGATTACTCCGAAAGGTGAGACTGAACTCTCAGCCGAGGAAAAACTTTTGCGAGCAATCTTCGGCGAGAAAGCGAAAGATGTTAAAGACACCTCACTTCGCCTCTCGCATGGTGAGCGGGGTAAAATTGTTGGAATTAAAATTTTCTCTAAAGAAGCGGGTGACGAACTCTCAACTGGTGTTTATCAGATTGTCGAGGTCTCGGTTGCCCAACTACGAAAAATTTCGGTCGGTGACAAACTCGCCGGCCGACACGGCAACAAGGGTGTAATTTCAGTTATTCTGCCCGAGGCAGAGATGCCGTTTCTGCCCGACGGCACACCAATTGACATCATTTTAAGTCCGTTAGGCGTCGTTTCGCGGATGAACCTTGGACAAATTCTTGAAACTCATTTAGGGTGGGCGGCGCATAAACTTGACCAAACGATCGCTTCACCGGTCTTCGAAGGTGTTAAAGAAGAAATTATCCAGTCCGAACTGAAGAAGGTTGGTTTACCCGAAGATGGCAAGATTCAGCTTTACGATGGCCGAACTGGCGAACCTTTTGATCAAACTACCACCGTTGGCTATAACTACATTCTCAAACTTATTCACTTAGTCGACGATAAAATGCATGCCCGCTCGATCGGTCCATATTCGATGGTAACTCAACAACCTCTTGGTGGTAAGGCGCAATTTGGAGGCCAACGGTTTGGTGAAATGGAAGTTTGGGCACTCGAAGCTTACGGCGCTTCACATACTCTCCAGGAGCTGTTAACAATTAAATCTGACGACGTTGTTGGGCGCAGTAAAGCTTATGAGTCCATCATTCGCGCCGAAGAAATCCAAAAACCTTCTATCCCTGCTTCCTTCTATGTCTTGGTTCGCGAATTGCAAAGCCTGGGTTTGGACATCGAACTCTTAACACCCCAGGGCGAGCGTATCGACCCAAGTACGGCCTCTCGCAAGGCTCCTCAAATGGCCGAAGCAGAGACTAAAACCGCGAGCGTCGATCAGGACAAGGAAACAACTGAACTCCTTGCAGGGCAAGAAGAAAATCCGCCCCAAGCAAGTGAGACTGAAGTCATGCCAGGTGATGAGGAGTAA
- the gyrA gene encoding DNA gyrase subunit A, giving the protein MTEESIDPNIGQVESRSIALEMSESYLDYAMSVIIARALPDVRDGMKPVHRRVLYAMHQMGIRARTKHTKCAKIVGEVLGKFHPHGDQAAYDTLARMAQDFAMRYQLVDGQGNFGSMDGDSPAAMRYTEARMAPLAEEMLADIEKETVDFVPNYNNELLEPKYLPSRVPNLLLNGAVGIAVGMATTIPPHNLRELVAGITAQIDNPEITIDELTEFIQGPDFPTGGTIYDREDIKAAYATGRGRIVMRANALIEEKKTGGQQIIVSAIPYQINKADLVTKIATLVKLKKIEGIADLRDESDRNDAVRIVIELKQTAYPKKVLNRLYELTPMQTAFHVNMLALVDGIQPRVLSLKDIIQEFIEHRRQVVRRRTEFDLRKTEQRLHILLGLKTALDHIDEIITLIREAETRETAHQALREHFSLTEIQANAILDMRLVALAGLERQKVLDEILEKQTLIETLKLILGSNERVRAIIKNELQEISQKHGDDRRTTIVPTAIGEFSAEDLIPNEQVVIALTTENYIKRVPIGAYKTQHRGGKGIVGMTTKEEDLVAQLRVANTHDEILFFTSKGRLFASKVYELPATSRQAKGTPIVNIIQIAPDETVTALITLSPAQEKSGTYFFMGTRLGSIKKTEIDAYRNIRKSGIIAIGLKPNDELRWVKITRGTDKIFMITRLGQAIQFEETDTRPMGRGAAGVRGIRLRGEDEIIALDVVEEGCDVLVVLENGFGKRTKIEQFGLQNRGGIGLRAARVTKKTGPVVAAELVKLDEGEIVMISKHGQTIRLPLRAVKRLGRNTQGVTLMRFKEKDDGVASMAVFLEQ; this is encoded by the coding sequence ATGACCGAAGAATCCATCGATCCAAATATCGGGCAAGTAGAGTCGCGAAGCATCGCGCTTGAAATGAGCGAGAGCTATCTCGACTACGCTATGAGCGTAATTATTGCGCGCGCTCTCCCAGATGTGCGTGATGGTATGAAGCCAGTTCATCGGCGAGTGCTTTATGCCATGCACCAAATGGGCATTCGTGCCCGAACCAAGCATACAAAATGCGCTAAAATCGTCGGGGAAGTTTTAGGTAAATTTCACCCGCATGGTGACCAAGCCGCCTACGACACGCTCGCGCGCATGGCGCAAGATTTTGCGATGCGTTATCAGCTCGTTGATGGGCAAGGTAACTTTGGCTCGATGGACGGTGATTCACCGGCGGCGATGCGCTATACTGAGGCGCGCATGGCGCCTTTGGCCGAAGAGATGCTGGCCGATATCGAAAAAGAAACAGTCGATTTTGTTCCAAACTACAATAACGAGCTTTTAGAGCCAAAATATCTTCCCAGCCGAGTGCCAAACTTACTTCTCAACGGCGCCGTTGGAATCGCGGTTGGAATGGCAACGACTATTCCGCCCCACAATTTGCGCGAACTCGTGGCTGGCATTACAGCTCAAATCGATAACCCAGAAATCACCATTGACGAATTGACCGAATTCATTCAAGGACCTGACTTCCCAACCGGCGGAACAATCTATGATCGTGAGGATATTAAAGCCGCGTATGCCACAGGCAGAGGCAGAATCGTGATGCGCGCCAACGCCTTAATTGAAGAGAAAAAAACAGGCGGTCAGCAAATTATTGTCTCGGCTATTCCTTATCAAATCAACAAAGCCGATTTAGTCACTAAGATCGCCACGCTCGTCAAGCTAAAAAAAATCGAAGGGATCGCAGATTTGCGCGATGAATCGGATCGCAACGATGCCGTCAGAATTGTGATCGAGCTTAAACAGACTGCCTATCCAAAAAAGGTTTTAAACAGGCTTTATGAATTAACTCCTATGCAGACCGCGTTTCATGTGAACATGCTGGCCTTGGTTGATGGTATTCAACCACGCGTTCTCTCACTCAAAGATATCATTCAAGAATTCATCGAGCATCGCCGTCAGGTTGTGCGGCGCCGCACGGAATTCGATCTTAGAAAAACCGAGCAACGCCTGCACATTCTTCTTGGTCTTAAAACCGCGCTCGATCATATTGACGAAATCATTACTTTAATTCGTGAAGCCGAAACGCGCGAAACTGCACACCAAGCGCTAAGGGAACATTTTTCGCTGACCGAAATTCAAGCCAATGCAATTCTCGATATGCGCTTAGTTGCCTTAGCTGGTCTCGAGCGCCAAAAAGTTTTGGATGAAATTCTTGAAAAACAAACTCTCATTGAAACACTGAAATTAATTCTAGGTTCCAATGAGAGAGTGCGGGCAATCATTAAAAATGAACTCCAAGAAATTTCCCAAAAACATGGTGACGATCGCCGAACAACGATTGTCCCGACAGCCATCGGTGAGTTTTCAGCCGAAGATTTAATTCCGAATGAGCAAGTTGTGATTGCTCTCACTACTGAAAATTACATTAAGCGTGTCCCGATTGGGGCGTATAAAACTCAACATCGTGGCGGCAAAGGCATCGTTGGCATGACAACCAAAGAAGAGGATCTGGTTGCGCAACTGCGGGTCGCTAACACTCATGATGAAATTTTATTTTTCACCTCTAAAGGTCGTCTTTTTGCCTCTAAGGTTTATGAATTGCCAGCAACTTCACGTCAGGCCAAAGGTACGCCGATTGTCAACATTATTCAAATCGCGCCTGACGAAACGGTAACTGCTCTAATTACATTAAGTCCAGCTCAAGAAAAATCTGGCACATACTTTTTTATGGGTACGCGTTTGGGGAGTATTAAAAAAACCGAAATTGATGCTTATCGAAATATCCGCAAATCAGGCATCATCGCAATTGGGCTCAAGCCGAATGACGAGTTGCGGTGGGTCAAGATCACCCGTGGCACCGATAAAATTTTCATGATCACGCGCCTTGGGCAAGCGATTCAGTTCGAAGAGACGGACACGCGGCCAATGGGCCGTGGCGCCGCAGGTGTTCGAGGAATTCGATTGCGCGGTGAAGATGAAATCATTGCGCTCGATGTGGTTGAGGAGGGGTGCGACGTTCTTGTGGTGCTTGAAAATGGCTTCGGCAAACGAACAAAAATTGAACAGTTTGGCCTTCAAAACAGAGGTGGGATTGGCCTGCGCGCCGCACGCGTTACTAAAAAAACTGGTCCGGTTGTTGCGGCCGAGTTGGTCAAACTTGATGAGGGTGAAATTGTGATGATTTCAAAACATGGCCAAACAATTCGTCTGCCTTTGCGAGCTGTCAAACGTTTGGGGCGTAATACTCAAGGAGTTACCCTCATGCGCTTCAAGGAAAAAGATGATGGCGTGGCGTCGATGGCGGTTTTCCTTGAACAATAG
- a CDS encoding LysM peptidoglycan-binding domain-containing M23 family metallopeptidase, giving the protein MYASSAQQQYLNFEPILANGILASLDQYTPIINESNVDLNQSIDSTMNSGFVGRENVENQFVTEATKLETQYSVQDGDTITAIADKFGLHVATIAERNNISIDEIEKIAPGKILIIPPTDTTDSKNWLVQLNQKKEEERTRKLAEAKKQAQEQERRLARGKTTTRERVSGGFSGSVGTNFIVPIAHNGITRGVSRFHMGIDYRANEGTSVKVAQTGRVIEVTKGWAGGFGISVLVDHGGGLTTRYAHLSRVAVGAGEDVSQGQVIAYSGNTGFSTGPHLHFETRRNGSVLTPF; this is encoded by the coding sequence GTGTACGCTTCCAGCGCTCAACAGCAATATTTGAATTTTGAGCCGATCCTGGCCAATGGCATTCTTGCCTCGCTCGACCAATACACGCCAATTATCAATGAAAGCAATGTCGACTTAAATCAGTCGATTGATTCAACTATGAATTCGGGTTTTGTAGGACGCGAAAACGTCGAAAATCAATTTGTCACAGAGGCAACTAAGCTTGAGACCCAGTACTCTGTCCAAGATGGCGATACCATTACCGCAATCGCAGATAAATTTGGCCTGCACGTTGCGACAATCGCCGAACGCAATAACATCAGCATCGACGAGATCGAAAAAATTGCGCCCGGCAAAATTTTAATCATTCCCCCCACCGACACAACGGATTCTAAGAATTGGTTAGTGCAGTTGAACCAAAAGAAGGAAGAAGAACGGACTCGAAAACTAGCTGAAGCCAAGAAGCAAGCTCAAGAACAAGAACGGCGCTTGGCACGAGGAAAAACGACAACTCGTGAGCGTGTATCGGGCGGCTTTAGCGGCTCGGTAGGGACGAACTTTATCGTGCCAATTGCCCACAACGGCATCACGCGTGGTGTCTCGCGTTTCCATATGGGCATCGATTATCGAGCAAATGAAGGCACCAGTGTTAAGGTTGCGCAAACCGGACGCGTGATTGAGGTCACGAAGGGTTGGGCCGGTGGTTTCGGCATATCAGTGTTAGTTGACCACGGCGGCGGACTCACAACGCGCTACGCCCACCTTTCAAGGGTAGCTGTTGGTGCCGGCGAAGATGTCTCCCAAGGTCAAGTAATTGCCTATTCTGGGAATACGGGATTTTCAACGGGTCCGCACTTACATTTCGAAACTCGGCGGAATGGTTCTGTTCTCACACCCTTTTAA
- a CDS encoding translation initiation factor IF-2, producing MLRRSNKRKFSKKELRAQRKHDTDTPTEVVSVPAKTRSQVKIEIPRLITVAELANLSSRTPAEIVGALMRNGVLATVNDSIDRETVEIIADELDLEIHAESQVVPSMQKISGKAQSETRPPVVVVMGHVDHGKTTLLDAIRKTNTVASEAGGITQHIGAYQVQWTDNQDQIRPITFIDTPGHEAFSAMRAHGATITDVAILVVAADDGVKPQTKEAMSHAKAANIPIIIALNKIDKKEANPDRVKGELAELGLAPEDWGGKTPLVRISAKHSQGIDDLLDVVLLVADLQDLRAQTQGQAEGIVIEANKQQGVGPVATVLVQSGELKIGDAIVLGPIFGKIRVMENERGQRYTKAGPSTPVRIAGLSGVPAFGEHLKVCQNEKEARQLAQKAGLKKRLKHVTHQSQETEKERSLAIIVKADVDGSLKAIKTSLEAIEIPDVEVKVILEGVGDVTESDINIGTSLGQPYIVAFRTGATVAARHLARTNNIEIHSYDVIYRLIEDVQKSAEHLHLPIQILTEIGRLKVLKIFRTTKTHQILGGRIEQGRIVKSARVTILREKEILGTGIIESVQKGQEAVAELHAGEECGLGISTTETIQIDDVLVIELAEKA from the coding sequence ATGTTACGAAGATCAAATAAAAGAAAATTTAGTAAAAAAGAACTGCGAGCCCAACGCAAACATGATACGGATACGCCCACCGAAGTTGTTTCGGTGCCAGCAAAAACTCGGTCTCAAGTTAAGATCGAAATTCCACGTTTGATTACAGTTGCCGAGTTAGCCAATCTTTCGAGCCGCACACCAGCCGAAATTGTTGGCGCCCTCATGCGAAACGGCGTTTTGGCAACCGTCAATGATTCCATCGATCGCGAGACTGTTGAAATTATTGCCGATGAGCTCGACCTAGAGATTCATGCTGAATCCCAAGTTGTGCCTTCAATGCAAAAAATATCTGGTAAGGCTCAAAGTGAAACTCGACCACCAGTCGTCGTGGTCATGGGGCATGTCGACCACGGCAAAACGACTTTGCTCGACGCGATTCGGAAAACGAATACTGTTGCCTCTGAAGCAGGCGGCATCACCCAGCATATCGGCGCTTACCAGGTGCAATGGACCGATAATCAAGATCAGATTCGCCCGATCACTTTTATTGACACGCCGGGACATGAGGCGTTTTCAGCTATGCGAGCGCACGGGGCAACTATCACCGACGTTGCAATTTTAGTGGTTGCCGCCGATGACGGCGTTAAACCTCAAACCAAAGAAGCGATGAGTCACGCCAAAGCGGCTAATATCCCAATTATTATTGCTCTTAACAAGATCGATAAAAAGGAGGCGAATCCTGATCGAGTCAAAGGCGAATTAGCCGAACTTGGCTTGGCGCCGGAGGATTGGGGCGGAAAAACTCCTTTAGTGCGAATCTCCGCAAAACACAGCCAGGGCATTGATGACTTGCTGGACGTTGTTCTGCTTGTCGCCGATCTGCAGGATTTGCGCGCCCAAACCCAGGGTCAAGCCGAAGGTATTGTCATCGAAGCGAATAAACAACAAGGAGTTGGACCTGTGGCAACTGTTCTTGTCCAGTCCGGTGAACTAAAAATTGGCGATGCGATTGTGCTGGGACCGATCTTCGGCAAAATTCGAGTGATGGAAAATGAGCGCGGTCAACGTTACACCAAGGCCGGTCCCTCAACGCCGGTGCGAATTGCCGGTCTCTCTGGTGTGCCAGCTTTCGGCGAACACTTAAAAGTTTGCCAAAACGAAAAAGAAGCGCGCCAACTTGCCCAAAAAGCAGGTTTAAAAAAGCGCTTAAAACACGTCACTCATCAAAGTCAAGAAACAGAAAAAGAACGTTCGCTTGCAATCATTGTTAAAGCCGACGTTGACGGTTCCCTGAAAGCCATAAAAACTTCTCTCGAGGCGATCGAGATTCCGGATGTCGAAGTGAAAGTTATCTTAGAAGGCGTCGGCGACGTGACTGAATCAGACATTAATATCGGAACGTCTCTAGGGCAACCTTATATTGTGGCTTTTCGCACTGGCGCCACAGTAGCCGCGCGTCACCTCGCGCGCACAAACAATATCGAAATTCACTCTTATGATGTTATTTATCGTTTGATCGAAGATGTTCAAAAGAGCGCTGAACATTTGCATCTGCCCATCCAGATTTTAACCGAAATAGGTCGACTCAAGGTACTTAAAATTTTTCGCACGACTAAAACTCATCAAATTTTAGGAGGTCGGATCGAGCAAGGTAGGATCGTTAAGAGCGCACGAGTGACGATCCTTAGGGAGAAAGAAATTCTTGGCACTGGCATCATTGAAAGCGTACAAAAAGGCCAGGAAGCAGTGGCTGAACTGCATGCAGGCGAGGAGTGTGGCTTAGGCATCTCAACGACTGAAACAATTCAAATTGATGATGTGCTTGTCATTGAACTAGCAGAGAAGGCATAA